The Chitinophagales bacterium genome contains a region encoding:
- the cls gene encoding cardiolipin synthase, with protein MHPLLIILEILYVLFVIGVCLKIIFDTDSPSKSIAYILFIIIVPIIGVAFYFAVGFNYKKHKIYSKKIISDKKQFEEINQRIIDYTSVYNNIFEQEFDSAYTGISKMLYNDTGMLNTKHNEVQLLVNGEEKYPELLSSLKNAKNHIHIEYYIYDNDTIGNEIADILIAKAKEGLEVRMIYDDFGSNKIRRKFVKRLKENGVEVYPFFKILFINFANRLNYRNHRKIVVIDGHIGFVGGINIADNYDNTRNNSYWRDTHLKIVGESVSFLQSIFIADWNFCSGKKIEIKNEYFNLSEDKSKQETWTQIVPSGPDSENPAIYYTYLQALHIAQEKILITTPYFIPSVDFIAALKMAVLRGVEVILLIPGKGDSLFVNIASQSFYEDLLKNGIKIFRYKKGFVHAKTMVVDDVLSLVGTANLDNRSFNLNFEINALVYNKDFAMKLAKTFYSDLENSYELTYDRWLNRPFYIKIFEKISKLFSALL; from the coding sequence ATGCATCCACTACTTATTATTTTAGAAATATTATATGTTCTGTTTGTAATAGGAGTGTGCCTTAAAATAATTTTTGATACCGACTCTCCGTCAAAATCCATAGCCTATATTCTATTTATAATTATAGTACCTATAATTGGCGTAGCTTTTTACTTTGCCGTAGGTTTTAACTATAAAAAGCATAAAATTTATTCTAAAAAAATTATTTCCGATAAGAAACAATTTGAAGAAATAAATCAAAGAATTATAGATTATACAAGTGTTTACAATAATATTTTTGAGCAAGAGTTTGACTCCGCTTATACAGGAATAAGCAAAATGCTGTATAACGATACAGGAATGCTAAACACTAAGCATAATGAGGTGCAACTGCTGGTAAATGGCGAAGAAAAATATCCCGAACTGCTCAGCTCACTTAAAAATGCCAAAAATCATATTCATATTGAATATTACATTTATGATAATGATACTATAGGCAACGAAATAGCCGATATCTTAATAGCAAAAGCTAAGGAAGGATTAGAAGTTAGAATGATTTATGACGATTTTGGTAGTAATAAAATCAGACGAAAATTTGTGAAAAGGCTAAAGGAAAATGGAGTAGAAGTTTATCCTTTTTTTAAAATATTGTTTATAAATTTTGCCAACAGATTAAACTACAGAAACCACAGAAAAATAGTGGTTATAGATGGGCATATAGGTTTTGTGGGAGGCATAAACATAGCCGATAATTATGACAATACAAGAAATAACAGCTATTGGAGAGATACACATTTGAAAATTGTAGGCGAAAGTGTTTCATTTTTGCAAAGTATTTTTATTGCCGATTGGAATTTTTGTTCCGGTAAGAAAATTGAAATAAAAAATGAATATTTTAATCTAAGTGAAGATAAAAGTAAGCAAGAAACTTGGACACAAATAGTTCCCAGCGGCCCCGATTCAGAAAATCCTGCTATATACTATACCTACTTGCAAGCACTGCATATAGCTCAAGAAAAAATACTGATTACAACACCTTATTTTATTCCATCAGTAGATTTTATAGCCGCACTTAAAATGGCAGTTTTAAGAGGAGTTGAGGTTATTTTATTAATCCCCGGAAAAGGAGATTCGCTTTTTGTAAACATTGCTTCTCAGTCTTTTTATGAGGATTTATTAAAGAATGGCATTAAAATTTTTAGGTATAAAAAAGGATTTGTTCATGCTAAAACCATGGTGGTAGATGATGTGCTTTCTTTAGTAGGAACAGCAAATTTAGACAACAGAAGTTTTAATCTAAATTTTGAAATAAATGCCTTGGTTTATAATAAAGATTTTGCAATGAAATTGGCTAAAACATTCTATTCCGATTTGGAAAACAGCTATGAACTGACTTACGATAGATGGCTAAACAGACCATTTTACATTAAAATATTTGAAAAAATTTCTAAACTCTTCTCGGCATTATTATAA
- a CDS encoding FAD:protein FMN transferase, whose protein sequence is MKKAVLILVLLVCVLTCKQEQKKYQTNLEIETMGTWGSIKLIDTVAIDSATVLNEINQLLIDVNNNFSTYIDTSLISKFNSSDTGMVKVNAEFIKLLNSSMEYMNKSNDAFNPKVMPLVLYYGFAKDNGHIQIDSSYIDSLVHEINGDLSEEVVIDEENEEIKKLKNIQLDFSAFAKGYGVDAVAEYLLSKGYSNFMVEIGGEVRTHGKKADGQAWRLGIEKPDEESRSIFTVIELNNNAMATSGNYRNIRILEDGSKIVHTINPKTGYSKMSNLLSATIIADNCMTADAYATACMVMGVDSCFNFVLKHKELECYLIYADSNGNLEFKATDKVVEMIVE, encoded by the coding sequence ATGAAAAAAGCAGTGTTAATATTAGTACTTTTAGTTTGTGTTTTGACTTGTAAACAAGAGCAAAAAAAGTATCAAACAAATCTTGAAATAGAAACCATGGGTACGTGGGGTTCTATAAAACTTATTGATACTGTGGCAATTGATTCGGCAACTGTTTTAAATGAAATAAACCAACTGCTAATAGATGTAAACAATAATTTTAGCACTTACATAGATACCTCATTAATTTCTAAATTTAATAGCTCAGATACGGGAATGGTAAAAGTAAATGCTGAATTTATTAAACTATTAAATAGCTCAATGGAATATATGAATAAAAGTAATGATGCTTTTAATCCTAAAGTAATGCCTTTGGTGCTTTATTATGGTTTTGCTAAAGATAATGGACATATTCAAATAGATAGTAGTTATATAGATTCTTTAGTACATGAAATAAATGGCGATTTGAGCGAAGAAGTAGTTATTGACGAAGAAAATGAAGAAATTAAAAAACTAAAAAATATTCAATTAGATTTTTCAGCTTTTGCTAAAGGCTATGGTGTAGATGCGGTTGCAGAATATTTATTAAGCAAAGGATATTCTAATTTTATGGTTGAAATAGGTGGAGAAGTGCGAACGCACGGCAAAAAAGCAGACGGACAAGCTTGGCGACTAGGAATAGAAAAACCGGATGAAGAGAGCAGAAGTATTTTTACGGTTATAGAGCTTAATAATAATGCAATGGCTACCTCCGGAAACTATAGAAATATAAGAATACTGGAAGACGGAAGCAAAATAGTGCACACTATAAACCCTAAAACGGGTTATTCTAAAATGTCTAATTTGCTAAGTGCCACCATTATAGCAGATAATTGTATGACTGCCGATGCGTATGCTACAGCATGTATGGTTATGGGTGTAGATTCTTGCTTTAATTTTGTATTGAAGCATAAAGAGTTAGAATGTTATTTAATATATGCCGATAGTAATGGAAATTTAGAATTTAAAGCAACAGATAAAGTAGTGGAAATGATAGTTGAGTAA
- the murQ gene encoding N-acetylmuramic acid 6-phosphate etherase, with protein MKFVLMKTTEKESLYNDIDKMTTAELLYNINNEDKKVALAVEKCIPQIEKVADAVADKMLAGGRLFYIGAGTSGRLGIVDASECPPTFGVSHSLVVGLISGGDKAIRKAVEFAEDDTAQAWKDLKEHKISENDFVIGIAASGTTPYVVGGLEKCNENNVNNACIVCNENSVLAKTAQMAIECVVGPEFVTGSTRMKAGTAQKLILNMISTSIMVKLGRIEGNKMVNMQLSNDKLVARGIKMVQDATKCSFETAEKTLKQTNSVKKAIERIRNYK; from the coding sequence ATGAAATTTGTACTCATGAAAACTACAGAAAAAGAATCGCTTTACAATGATATTGATAAAATGACAACCGCTGAACTTCTTTACAACATTAATAATGAAGATAAAAAAGTGGCTTTAGCAGTAGAAAAATGCATACCTCAAATAGAAAAAGTGGCAGATGCCGTTGCGGATAAAATGTTAGCAGGCGGAAGACTTTTTTATATAGGAGCCGGCACCAGTGGCAGATTGGGCATTGTAGATGCCAGCGAATGTCCACCCACTTTTGGCGTTTCTCATAGTTTAGTAGTCGGTTTAATTTCCGGAGGAGATAAAGCTATAAGAAAAGCGGTAGAGTTTGCCGAAGATGATACTGCTCAGGCTTGGAAAGATTTAAAAGAACACAAGATATCTGAAAATGATTTTGTGATAGGTATAGCCGCATCGGGTACTACGCCTTATGTAGTAGGTGGATTAGAAAAATGCAATGAAAACAATGTAAACAATGCTTGTATAGTGTGCAATGAAAATTCTGTGTTAGCTAAAACAGCACAAATGGCTATTGAATGCGTTGTGGGGCCAGAATTTGTAACAGGAAGTACCAGAATGAAAGCCGGTACGGCTCAAAAACTGATACTAAATATGATAAGTACCAGCATTATGGTTAAGCTGGGGCGAATAGAAGGCAATAAAATGGTAAATATGCAACTAAGCAATGATAAACTGGTGGCAAGAGGCATAAAAATGGTGCAAGATGCTACTAAGTGTAGTTTTGAAACTGCCGAAAAAACTTTAAAACAAACAAATAGTGTGAAGAAAGCGATAGAGAGAATTAGGAATTATAAATGA
- a CDS encoding rhodanese-like domain-containing protein, whose translation MKKLGFIALLFLVFVSCKTQNNKVENKEVKTEVVTEEVISKVVSQDEFKQLMSSLPNYQLIDVRTPEEIAEGKIDGALEMNFYDSNFKEQLAQLDKEKPVLVYCRSGNRSGKAAKLMNEMGFKQVYDLIGGYSEWK comes from the coding sequence ATGAAAAAATTAGGTTTTATTGCTCTGTTATTTTTAGTTTTTGTTTCGTGCAAAACACAAAATAACAAAGTTGAAAATAAAGAAGTAAAAACGGAAGTAGTAACTGAAGAAGTAATTAGCAAAGTAGTAAGTCAAGATGAATTTAAGCAGTTGATGAGTAGCTTGCCCAACTATCAATTAATAGATGTTAGAACTCCGGAAGAAATAGCCGAAGGAAAAATAGACGGAGCTTTAGAAATGAATTTTTACGATAGTAATTTTAAAGAGCAATTGGCTCAATTAGACAAAGAAAAACCTGTTTTAGTATATTGTAGAAGTGGCAATAGAAGCGGTAAGGCGGCTAAATTAATGAACGAAATGGGCTTTAAACAAGTTTATGATTTAATAGGCGGATACAGCGAATGGAAATAA
- a CDS encoding hydroxymethylglutaryl-CoA lyase, with translation MIHLVECPRDAMQGIKQFIPTELKAKYINALLKVGYHTIDFGSFVSPKAIPQMADTKEVLKLLDLSSTPSKLLAIVANERGAKDAAQFEEVSYIGYPFSISETFQLRNTNSTIEESFERVKNIQDICLRNNKTLVVYISMGFGNPYGDPYNKEIVVKWIEKLSKLDVKIISLSDTVGLAQASTIAYLFDNLEPTFPKIEFGAHLHTAPHNWREKIDTAFEHGCRRFDTAIFGYGGCPMAKDDLIGNMATEHFVNYFGVKTIGNNFNIEAFENAMRIAKEVF, from the coding sequence ATGATACATTTAGTTGAGTGTCCAAGAGATGCCATGCAAGGAATAAAACAGTTTATTCCTACAGAATTAAAAGCAAAATATATAAATGCATTGCTTAAGGTGGGCTATCATACTATAGATTTTGGAAGTTTTGTATCGCCTAAAGCCATACCTCAAATGGCAGATACAAAGGAGGTGCTTAAGCTTTTAGATTTATCTTCAACACCATCTAAATTATTGGCAATAGTAGCTAATGAAAGAGGAGCTAAAGATGCCGCACAGTTTGAAGAAGTTTCTTACATTGGCTATCCTTTTTCTATTTCTGAAACTTTTCAGCTTAGAAATACCAATTCTACAATAGAAGAATCTTTTGAGAGAGTAAAAAACATTCAAGATATATGCTTGAGAAATAACAAAACATTAGTTGTGTATATTTCAATGGGATTTGGAAACCCTTATGGCGACCCGTACAATAAAGAAATAGTGGTTAAGTGGATAGAAAAGTTAAGTAAGTTAGATGTAAAAATTATTTCGCTTTCCGATACTGTTGGTTTAGCTCAAGCCAGCACTATTGCGTATTTGTTTGATAATTTAGAGCCTACATTTCCTAAAATAGAGTTTGGAGCACATTTGCACACCGCTCCACACAATTGGCGAGAAAAAATAGATACCGCTTTTGAGCATGGTTGTCGCAGATTTGATACAGCCATATTTGGCTATGGTGGTTGCCCTATGGCAAAAGACGATTTAATAGGCAATATGGCGACAGAGCATTTTGTTAATTATTTTGGCGTAAAAACTATAGGCAACAATTTTAATATTGAAGCTTTTGAAAATGCTATGAGAATAGCTAAAGAAGTATTTTAA
- a CDS encoding AI-2E family transporter, whose amino-acid sequence MDIQKNTYALISFILIIVILYFGKSILTPIVGAFLAWFIIKEMLYYIDKIRFGKVKIPRFIQITLAFAIVFFALFFIGNILGHNAESIQRNLPKYQQNLNEILANNSLLQRFNINDFFLKNIEKINFASLVGTAINSLSSMFSSAVLVVLYLVFIFLESNTFKQKIDAIYSNADEQSKVENILNTIDFSLSKYLSLKTLTSALTGVLSFIVLSIIGVDFAVFWAFLIFLLNFIPNIGSMIATAFPAIMALVQSGNLVMPLVVLLGVGAVQLLVGNFIEPRLMGNSLNVSPLVVLIALVFWGWLWGIFGMIMSVPITNMIIIVCAQFKETKWIAVLLSSDGNLPKSKKRT is encoded by the coding sequence ATGGACATACAAAAAAACACTTATGCACTTATTAGTTTTATACTAATTATTGTTATTCTGTACTTTGGAAAAAGTATTTTAACACCAATAGTTGGAGCATTTTTAGCATGGTTTATTATTAAAGAAATGCTTTATTATATAGATAAAATAAGGTTTGGCAAAGTTAAAATACCCCGTTTTATACAAATAACTTTAGCATTTGCTATTGTGTTTTTTGCTTTGTTTTTTATAGGTAATATTTTAGGTCATAATGCGGAAAGCATACAAAGAAATTTACCTAAATATCAGCAAAACTTAAATGAAATATTAGCCAATAATTCTTTGCTACAACGCTTTAATATCAACGATTTTTTTCTGAAAAATATAGAAAAAATAAATTTTGCAAGTTTGGTGGGTACGGCTATAAATTCATTGAGTAGTATGTTTAGCAGTGCAGTGCTTGTAGTGTTGTATTTAGTGTTTATTTTTTTAGAATCAAACACTTTTAAGCAAAAAATAGATGCCATATATTCTAATGCAGACGAACAGAGTAAAGTAGAAAATATTTTAAATACCATAGATTTTTCATTAAGTAAATATTTGTCCTTAAAAACGCTGACAAGTGCATTAACGGGTGTTTTAAGTTTTATAGTATTGTCAATAATAGGTGTAGATTTTGCTGTTTTTTGGGCATTTTTAATATTTCTGTTAAACTTTATTCCTAACATTGGTTCTATGATAGCCACAGCATTTCCTGCAATTATGGCTTTGGTACAATCGGGAAATTTAGTAATGCCATTAGTAGTGCTTTTAGGAGTGGGAGCAGTTCAGCTATTGGTGGGCAATTTTATAGAACCACGTTTAATGGGAAACTCATTAAATGTAAGTCCACTTGTGGTATTAATAGCCTTAGTTTTTTGGGGCTGGCTTTGGGGAATTTTTGGTATGATAATGAGTGTGCCTATTACCAATATGATAATAATAGTGTGTGCACAGTTTAAAGAAACCAAATGGATAGCCGTGCTATTGTCTTCCGATGGAAACTTGCCTAAAAGTAAGAAGCGAACATGA
- a CDS encoding YggS family pyridoxal phosphate-dependent enzyme, protein MVNKQALKEIDNTCKRYNAQLVAVTKKRSIEEVSELYELGYHVFAENRVQDLLEKKELLPNNIQWHLIGHLQRNKVKYIVPFVKLIHSVDSIRLLSEINKEAKKVNKTIDCLLQFHVAQEESKYGTAPENIDAFMSDLKTIEIDNIKIRGIMGMASFTDNQNQIRKEFEQLKSIFEMLKKEYLKEDNFSILSMGMSSDYKIALEEGSTLVRVGSALFE, encoded by the coding sequence ATGGTTAACAAACAAGCTTTAAAAGAAATAGACAATACTTGCAAAAGGTATAATGCTCAGCTTGTGGCTGTTACCAAAAAAAGAAGCATAGAGGAAGTGTCAGAACTTTACGAGCTTGGCTATCATGTTTTTGCAGAAAACAGGGTTCAAGATTTATTAGAGAAAAAAGAACTTTTACCTAATAATATTCAATGGCATCTCATAGGACATTTACAAAGAAATAAGGTTAAATATATTGTTCCTTTTGTTAAGTTAATTCACTCTGTGGATAGCATACGTTTACTTTCAGAAATAAATAAAGAAGCCAAAAAGGTAAATAAAACCATTGATTGTTTATTGCAATTTCATGTGGCACAAGAAGAAAGTAAATATGGCACTGCCCCAGAAAATATAGATGCTTTTATGAGTGATTTAAAAACCATAGAAATTGATAATATTAAGATTAGGGGTATTATGGGCATGGCAAGTTTTACCGACAATCAAAATCAAATTAGAAAAGAATTTGAGCAATTAAAAAGTATTTTTGAAATGCTTAAAAAGGAATATCTTAAAGAAGATAATTTTAGCATCTTAAGCATGGGTATGAGTAGCGATTATAAAATAGCACTTGAAGAAGGGAGCACTTTAGTAAGAGTAGGAAGTGCACTGTTTGAGTAA
- a CDS encoding DUF4296 domain-containing protein codes for MKHRIIFFSFILMVACKDKPQPPDNLIGKEEMKEILIDMAMSDVVVELKKLENNKDIYSEKYALFKSILNKYDVEENQFKNSYKYYLNNLDSANVMYDQMIEEMSIREAELNNKP; via the coding sequence ATGAAACACCGGATAATTTTTTTTTCATTTATTTTAATGGTGGCGTGCAAGGATAAACCTCAGCCGCCCGATAATTTAATTGGTAAAGAGGAAATGAAAGAAATTTTGATAGATATGGCTATGTCTGATGTAGTTGTTGAGTTGAAAAAATTAGAAAATAACAAAGATATTTACAGCGAAAAATATGCATTGTTTAAGAGTATTTTAAATAAATATGATGTTGAAGAAAATCAGTTTAAAAACTCTTATAAATACTATCTTAATAATTTAGATTCGGCAAATGTAATGTACGACCAAATGATAGAAGAAATGAGTATTAGAGAAGCGGAATTAAATAATAAACCATAA
- a CDS encoding CoA transferase subunit A, with protein sequence MNKVVKNAEEAIQGIKDGMTLMLGGFGLCGIPENTINALVKAGVKDLTCISNNAGVDDFGIGLMLQQHQVKKMIASYVGENAEFERQMLSGELEVELTPQGTLAEKCRAGGAGIPAFFTATGYGTEVAEGKETREINGKMYVLEASLTADFAIVKAWKGDKHGNLIYKGTARNFNPMMATAGKITIAEVEELVEPGELAPNFIHTPGIFVQRIFQGVNYEKRIEQRTVSK encoded by the coding sequence ATGAATAAAGTAGTAAAAAATGCCGAAGAGGCAATACAGGGCATTAAAGACGGAATGACACTTATGCTTGGAGGCTTTGGCTTGTGTGGTATTCCCGAAAATACCATAAATGCCTTAGTAAAAGCAGGTGTTAAAGATTTGACTTGCATATCAAACAATGCCGGAGTAGATGATTTTGGAATTGGTTTAATGTTACAACAGCATCAAGTTAAAAAAATGATAGCCAGCTATGTAGGCGAAAATGCAGAGTTTGAAAGACAAATGCTTTCGGGAGAATTGGAAGTGGAATTAACACCACAAGGAACTTTAGCCGAAAAATGCAGAGCAGGCGGAGCCGGTATTCCTGCATTTTTTACAGCCACAGGCTATGGTACAGAAGTGGCAGAAGGCAAAGAAACAAGAGAAATAAACGGTAAAATGTATGTGTTGGAAGCCAGTTTAACCGCAGATTTTGCTATAGTAAAAGCGTGGAAAGGCGATAAACACGGCAATTTAATTTACAAAGGCACAGCACGAAATTTTAACCCCATGATGGCAACAGCAGGAAAAATAACCATCGCAGAAGTGGAGGAACTAGTAGAACCGGGCGAATTAGCCCCTAATTTTATACATACACCCGGTATTTTTGTACAGCGTATTTTTCAAGGTGTTAATTATGAAAAAAGAATAGAGCAAAGAACGGTTTCAAAATAA
- a CDS encoding CoA transferase subunit B produces MSLTKDQIAQRIAQELQDGWYVNLGIGIPTLVANYIPKGIEVTLQSENGLLGMGPFPTEAQVDADLINAGKQTVTMLPGSSLFSSAESFAMIRGGHVQLTVLGAMEVDQNGDIASWKIPGKLVKGMGGAMDLVAGAENIIVAMMHTNKAGESKLLKKCSLPLTGKACITRVITNLGLFEIKNGSFVLKELAPNVTVEQVKQSTEGNLIIPDDYKTMKF; encoded by the coding sequence ATGAGTTTAACAAAAGACCAAATAGCCCAGCGTATAGCCCAAGAACTACAAGACGGCTGGTATGTCAATTTAGGAATAGGCATTCCTACTTTAGTGGCTAATTATATACCTAAAGGAATAGAAGTAACGCTACAATCGGAAAACGGTTTGCTGGGCATGGGACCTTTCCCTACAGAAGCCCAAGTAGATGCCGATTTAATAAATGCCGGTAAGCAAACCGTAACAATGCTACCCGGTTCCAGTTTATTTAGTTCGGCAGAAAGTTTTGCCATGATACGTGGCGGTCATGTACAGCTTACCGTTTTAGGAGCTATGGAAGTAGATCAAAATGGAGATATAGCCAGCTGGAAAATACCGGGCAAACTGGTAAAAGGCATGGGCGGAGCTATGGATTTAGTGGCAGGAGCAGAAAACATTATTGTAGCCATGATGCACACCAATAAAGCAGGAGAATCTAAATTATTAAAAAAATGTAGTTTGCCATTAACAGGCAAAGCGTGTATAACTCGTGTAATAACCAATTTAGGTTTATTTGAAATAAAAAACGGAAGTTTTGTATTAAAAGAGCTTGCTCCTAATGTTACGGTAGAGCAAGTAAAACAAAGTACAGAGGGAAATTTAATTATTCCTGATGATTATAAAACAATGAAGTTTTAA
- a CDS encoding aminotransferase class IV, with amino-acid sequence MEFVVFNNEIIPKEKLNFYSLERFRYADACFESMLLINGKIPFLKYHQDRLNKTCDFLGFQQETIHFELIKKLVETHQNTTKFYRIRYSLVRAEGVNYLPNGNKINVLIECIALNHIFKEIDNLGFYSQIKKPINLYAQYKTANALLYVMVKQFALQNNYDEVLLLNDENNWIESSSSNIFAIINNDIYTTKENSGAVVGTSQKFIKDNFKVKTAKMDSIFLSEVNELFLTNGVQIIQPVKKLNNRKLHTSKTQEIIDKVKEIIEF; translated from the coding sequence ATGGAATTTGTTGTTTTTAACAATGAAATAATTCCTAAAGAAAAACTTAATTTTTATAGTTTAGAGCGTTTTCGTTATGCCGATGCGTGTTTTGAATCAATGTTGCTTATAAATGGCAAAATTCCTTTTTTAAAATATCATCAAGATAGACTAAATAAAACGTGTGATTTTTTAGGTTTTCAGCAAGAAACAATTCATTTTGAACTTATTAAAAAATTAGTAGAAACACACCAAAATACTACTAAATTCTATCGGATTAGATATAGTTTAGTTAGAGCAGAAGGTGTAAATTACTTGCCAAACGGGAATAAAATAAATGTACTAATAGAATGTATAGCATTAAACCATATTTTTAAAGAAATAGACAATTTGGGCTTTTATAGCCAAATTAAAAAACCAATAAATTTGTATGCCCAATACAAAACAGCTAATGCCTTATTGTATGTTATGGTTAAACAGTTTGCCCTGCAAAATAATTATGATGAAGTACTTTTGTTAAATGATGAAAATAATTGGATAGAATCCAGCTCATCTAACATTTTTGCTATAATAAATAACGACATTTATACTACAAAAGAAAATAGTGGGGCAGTGGTAGGAACAAGTCAAAAATTTATTAAAGATAACTTTAAAGTGAAAACCGCTAAAATGGATTCCATTTTTTTAAGTGAAGTAAATGAATTATTTTTGACAAATGGAGTTCAAATTATACAGCCGGTAAAAAAGCTAAATAACAGAAAACTTCATACCTCAAAAACTCAAGAAATAATTGATAAAGTAAAAGAAATAATAGAGTTTTGA